A stretch of DNA from Terriglobia bacterium:
GCCACGAGACACTTGGGATGCGCCTGAACCTCGCCGTGTCCCTGGCGGCTACGAGCCCTCTATTTCCTTCCCATCGCGGCTTCGACTTCGCCGATGGTCTTGGGGATGCCGGGACCCAGAACACGCGCGCCGGTCCCGGTAACCAGCACGTCATCCTCGATGCGGCAGCCGCCGAAAGCGCGGAAGGCTCCGAGTTTGTCGTACACGATGAAATCCTTGTGCTGTTTCTCCTCTGCCCAACGATCGATCAGTGCGGGGATGAAATAGATCCCGGGCTCGACGGTCAGTACGAATCCTTCTTCCAGAGGACGGCTCATGCGGAGGAAATTGAGACCGAACTGGGAGCTGCGTGCCTCGCCCTTCGGATACCCGACGATGTCGCCCAGGTCTTCCATATCGTGCACATCGAGACCCATCATGTGCCCGAGCCCATGAGGGAAGAACAGTGCGTGGGCGCCCGCTTCCACGGCGGAAGACGGGTTGCCCTTCATCAGTCCCAGGGAAATCATCCTCTCGGCCAGGATCCGGCAGGCCTGAAGGTGAACGTCCCGGTACCGGATGCCGGGCTTGATCGCTTCGATCGCGCCCAGCTGCATGCTCAGGACCGTTTCGTAAATATCCTTCTGCGCGGGGCTGAATCTGCCGCCGACCGGAAATGTGCGCGTGATGTCGGCCGCATAACCGTTGGGTGACTCGGCGCCCGAATCGTTGATCATGAGCTGGCCATCCTGGAGGATGTTGCCATAGGAGTGGTTGTGCAATACCTGGCCGCGCACCGTCACGATGGGCGGGAAGGCCATCTGGAAATCGGAGCGCAGAGCCACGGCCTGGATCTCGCCCGCGACCTCGTACTCGTAGATTCCCGGTCGTGCTACAGCCATGGCCCTGCGATGCATATGGTCGGTGACTCGGAGCGCATCCTCGATCTCCCGGATTTCGAGGTCGGTCTTCACGTTACGCTGGCGTGCCACCTCTTCCTTCAGACGTTGGGAAACACCGGCGGTGACGTCGGTCGGCTCGATGACGAGGAGCTCGGCAATCCGGAAAAGCGACGAGGCCTGGTAGGGGGGAAGGTAGTGGACCGTCAACCTCTGGCTCTGGGCCTTGGTCAGGTAGACACCCAGGCGGCCGATGTCTTCGAGCGTCTCGATGCCTGCCTGCCGTGCCATGTTCATCCGTTCCTGGCTGGCTCCGCTCCAGATGATGTCGTCCATCGTGGTCGGCCTCGAAAAGAGCACGTCGTAGTCCCGGTCAGGATAGGACAGAACCGCGAGATCCGGCTCGGCCAGCCCCGTGTAATATAGGAAATGTGAGTTCTGGCGAAACGGGTAGGCGTTATCCGTGTAGTTGCGGGGTTGCATCATGTGACCCAGCCAGAGGATCACGCCGCCTCCGACCGCTTCGCGCATCTTGTTGCGTCGTTCGCGATAGATCTCTGCACTCGGACCTGCAGCTTGTTTGTTGCTCATAATCGCTCCCTTCCTCCATTGAATGATGGCCTGGGTTTAATGCACTACCTTACCACCGGCGCGGCATTTAACCAACTTGGGAGTGTGGAGAAGACTCGCACGGGTTCGGATACGGTGTCGGTTCGAGCGACCGGCGGCGAGGGCACGTTCTCCTATGCGAACCCCTGCCGGCAGCCTGAGTCGAGCGATTTTTTTGCACGCTTTCCCGGCAATTCTGGGTTATTGTTTTGGGTCGCCGTCGAGCCGCCGGCTGCCGGGTATGCGTGCACCTGACGCGAGCGCAGTCAGGCCCTGATCCCGGAGCTTGTTTATTGCGGAGAGGACGGCTTGCCTCAAGCGGAATACAGGAGGATTCACAAAGTGAGTAGTGACCATCAGCGCCGGATTCGCGAATTGGCGCCCCTTATAGGCAATACCCCTCTGCTGGCAATTGAATTCATGTTCGGGGGCCAGAAACGCACCCTTTATGCCAAAGCCGAGAACCTGAACATGACAGGGAGCATCAAGGACCGGATGGCATTTTTTATTCTGCAGCAGGGTTATGCCCGGGGGCTCCTCAAGACCGGGGATCTCATCGCCGAGGCTACCAGCGGCAACACCGGCATTGCCTTTTGCGCCATCGGCAGGGCGTTGGGGCATCCTGCCGTCATCTTCATGCCGGACTGGATGAGCGCGGAACGGATCAACCTGATCAAGAGTCTGGGCGCGGAAATCGTCCTGATAAGCAAGGAACAAGGGGGATTCCTGGGCAGCATCCGCCGCTCTGAGGAATTGGCCGCATCAAGAAGCGATGTCTTCCTTCCCAGGCAGTTCTCGAACCAGGACAACATCGAAGCGCATTACCGGACCACAGGACCGGAGATCTGGTGGCAGTTGCGGTGGCATTCGCTTTACCCCGATGCCTTTGTAGCCGGCGTGGGAACCGGCGGGACCATTATGGGAGTCGGGCGTTTTCTCAGAGAGAAGCGGCCGGCGATAAGACTGTACCCCCTCGAGCCAGCCAATTCGCCGACCATGTCCACGGGCCACAAAGTCGGCAAGCATCGCATCCAGGGCATTTCCGACGAGTTCATCCCCCCGATCGTGAACCTGGATTCACTGGACAACGTGGTCGCCGTCGATGACGGTGACGCGATCCTGATGTCCCAGAAACTTGCTGCTGAACTCGGGCTCGGAGTTGGGATTTCCTCCGGAGCGAACTTCCTGGGCGCCCTCATGGTGCAGAACGACCTGGGCAAAGACGCGGTGGTCGTCACGGTTTTCTCCGACGACAACAAGAAATACCTCAGCACCGACCTCCTGCGCCAGGAGCGGGTGAAGGATGGCTTCCTCGCACCCGACATCAAGCTTCTGCGGGTTCATGCGTTCAAAAGGGTGTGCCAGACCTGTTGCAACCCGGAAGAATGCGCGGAGCTCATCTATCAGGGCATGGCGCAAGAGATACCTTCGCTCTCATGTCCCTTGAGGCAGCCGGCGACCCCTGCATCCGCTTGAAAAAGGCCTGAGAACAGAATCTCAACGCAGAGTGCGCCGAGGGCACCGGAGAGCTCAACAGGCCTCAGCGCAGCGCAGTCATCGATTATTGTCATTTCAAGGCGGCATCCGGGCGGAGCCTCGAGATGCTCTGAACGATGGCCCTGAGCTGGGATCGATTTTCCTCCTTACTGTTGGCCGCCGCTGATTTGAAGTGGTAGGTTTTGGGGCCGGCCTTAATCGTCAGCTGGTCGTCTTCCAGGAGATAGGAACACTCAGAGTACTTGAGATCAAAACTATCCTTCTCCTTTTCGGAAACAAAGGAAAGAGAGTTCTGGGAGATCTTCAAAATCCCCTGACAACTTCCCAGAAGATGATTGTGGAGAACCGAGTAACTGTATGAAACCGGTTTCTTTATTGGAGGTCTCGCCGAGACAGGCGGCTGGGTCGTAGTGGCATCGCGGGACAACGGACTTCGACTCTCCTGTGGGGCAGGATTCTCGTCGGTCTTTCCCGCGGCCGCCGTCTTGCCGGGTGTTTCTTCCGGGCCTTGCAGGAAGGGCGCAGAAGAATAGGCGACAGGTGGCAAGGTCAAACGGTCAAACCTGGCGAGCAGACCTCCCATCAGGAGCAGCACCAAGGCTGTCAGTCCTATGAACAGGAATCCCTTCTTCCGTGTAGACCATCCCTCTATCTGCTCGATCCGCGGTCCGTCCGCCCCGGGATGTGCGGCAAGAGGCACTGCAAGTTCCTCGAGGGGCGGGTCTGTCGTTGCAATGGTCTCAGGCTTCTCTTCTTTTTTATCAGCCTCCGCCCCCGGCACGTGAGACAGGCCCTCTCTCAACAGTGCCTCCGCCCGTTCTCTGTTGATTGCTTTGGAAAAGTAAAATCCTTGTCCATAGTCGCATTTGAAGGATCGGACCAGGTCCAGCTGTCCCGCGTTCTCAATGCCTTCGGCGATCACATGCAGGCCCAGTTGATGCGCCAAACTGCAAATGGTGCGGACGATCTCCAGACTGTCCTGGCTGGTTCCGAGACTGCGGATAAACGAATGACCGATTTTCAGAAAATCCACTGGGAATCGGCGCAGGTAGCTAAGCGAAGAATACCCCGTGCCAAAATCATCGATGCCGATTCGCGTCCCGGTGACGCGCAGTTTCATCAGCAAGCTGCTGGCTGCCTCAGGATTTTCCATCAGCACACCTTCCGTCAACTCCAGCATCAGGCTGGATGGATGGAGCTGGACATCACATAAAACCTCTCGAATCTCCTCGGACAGGGAGGGCTGCATGAATTGCTTGCTGGAGAAATTGACTGAAACCCACAGGTCTCCGGGAATCCTCGGGTCCTCCTGCCAGACTTTTAGCTGGCGGCAGGCTTCATGCAAAATCCATCGGCCCAGCGGAACGATGCATCCGGATCTTTCGGCGATTGGGATAAATTCCTGCGGCGAGATCATGCCCCATACGGGATGATTCCATCGCATGAGGGCTTCGAAACCGGCGATCCGACTCGTGGCCAGGGACACAATCGGCTGGTAGCAGACCGAAAGCTCCTGCCGTCCCAATGCACCCTGGAGATCGGCTTCCAGCTGAAGGTGTGATTGCGCAGAGTCGAGGATGGCTGTATCAAAGACTTCGCAACGCCCTTTTCCGAGTGACTTGGCCCTATACAGGGCGGTGTCTGCATCGCGCAGGGCCTCTTCAGCATGCCGGTACCCGGTAACGCTCAGTGCAATTCCGATGCTGGCCGTAAGGAAGACCTCACGGCCATCGAGTCCAAACGGGGCGGAGATCTCCTTGAGCAGACGCTCTGCGACAATTTTCGCCTCGCCGACCTCGTTCAGGCCCTCGAGCAAAATGATGAATTCATCCGCCTCGGAGTGCGCCACGACGTAACCGCGTCCCAGGCGGGCCACGCCGTCTCCGGCATGGAGAGAGGTTTCCAAACGCCGGGCTGCTGAGATCAGCAACAGATCGCCGGCCGCCGCTCCGATGCGCTCAATGAGAGCGTCAGACCGGTCAAGATCCAGGAGGAGGACGGCAAACAGGAAGTCATCGTGCCGTTTGGCGCGCTCGAGCGAACGAGTCAGGCGATCCAGAAGGAGGAGGCGGTTCGGGAGCCCGGTCAGCGCGTCAACCACTCTTTCCGGAGTGATGTCCGAATGGGAACCTGCGATTCGGAAAGGATGCCCGCTTTCATCGCGCGTGATCACGGCGCGGGAGCACATCCAACGGTAGGTCCCGTCTTTGTGCAGCATGCGGTGTTTATTTTCAAACTGAAGGGAGTCCCCAGCCACATGGGCGTCGATCCCCCGTTGAAGCTGTTTCAGGTCTTCAGGATGGACTCTCCGAAACCACTCGTCGGGAGTGTTGCCGACCTCGCATTCCTCACAACCCAGCAGGGAGGCCCACCGCGAAGAAAAGTGGATCCGGCCGGTCGTCAGATTCCAATCCCAAAGCCCGTCATTATCTATGCGGGCGGCCAAGTCGTATCGGTCCACGTTGGTGCAAGACCTCCCTCTGCATTCAGGGCATTTTCCCAACCGGGTTACGAGCCTAGGGCGGGCCCGGCTGTCTTACTTGCGACGGACACAAATAGACCTTCTCTTATCTGCTTTTCGGAAGGAATAGTGAGGAGATTAGTGTTGAATGATCTTCTCACTCCCGGATGATTGCACTCATGATGGCGGCAGGCCGAAAGACCAGAGCCATAAGCCCTCGGTAAGTCATGTCAATTGCCAACACCTGCCTAGATGCGGGGCACTCGAGCGGGAGATGTCGGCCCGCAGCGCAGTTTCAGACGAATCCAGGCTCAGTCTACTCACCCTCAGGTTTTGCGTAACATCAAGAGGATGCTATGCTTTGATTAAATGGATGGAATGGATACTTCAAATAATGAAAAGGAGTTTGATCATGTCGATTAACCAGTATTTCCGAGGTACGCTTGTTTTTCTTGGCGTCTTCCTTGCGTTCTCTGCGCAGAGTTTTGCCCAGAATTTTCACTTTTCAGTTTTCGGCGGGTGGAACAAGCCGGGGAAGGTGACCCTGGCCAACGTGCGCACCGGATTAAATGGCAACGGCATGGTTGGGGTGCGCCTTGAAGCGGATTTTGCCAGGATCATCGGGTGGGAAAACACGTTTGCTTATAGCCCAAACTTCGGTCAACCCGACATCCTTGCAACAACCAGCGACTCGCGGGCGCTGATTTACAGCTCGAATCTGGTGCTAAACGTGCCCATAAAGCACATCGTGCCGTACGCAACGGTAGGCGTGGGTTTGATCACCTCCAAGCGCATATTGCTCGCGCCTTCGCAGCTGGTGAATCCTCAGGAATTCGGCACGGAGTTTGCGGTCAACTACGGCGGAGGACTGAAGCTCACAAAGCTGGCCGGTCCCGTGGGTCTGCGCTTCGACGTCCGCGGCTATACTCTGCCCGACGTCATTTCGCAGCGTCTGAATATTCTTGAAGTCAGCGGCGGAATCATGTTCAGCTTCTAAAACTAAATACAGTAAGAAGCTACTCTTTCACCAGTTGTGCCGCATCCCCGCAATTGGATTGCCGGCGGGAATGGGTGAAAGAGCAGCCTGGCATCGAATTTGGATTGTGTCTAAAAAGACCTTGGTGATGTTCGCGGTCAGCCCCTTATCAATGGCGTATCCGCGCAAATCGTATTTCCCCGCCGGGTTCGTGCTCTCCCGCAGATTGATGACTCCGATAAACTTCTATTGGTTCCCGCTGTTGCTGAGCCTATCGATCCTTCAAGCGCAGCCACAACCGCCGGCTCAAGCGGGCAAACCTCTGCCCGATCTGGAGGATTTTCTCAAAGGCGTGCGCTCCCATCTGCGCAGCGATCGTCTGCTTTTGAGCCAGTACACCTACACCGAAAAAGACCTCATTCACGAACTCGACAAAAAGGGGAACATTAAGTCCGGCCACGAGCTGGTTTACGAGGTCTATCCGTCACTCGAGGAAGGCCTGTCCTACCGGCGCCTCATGTCCAGGGATGGCAAGCCCACCGGCAAGAAGGACCAGGACAAGCAGGACCGGCAGCACGACAAGAAATTGATGGAGCCCAAGCGGGCCCTCGAACGCGAAGGCACCGATGAGCGCGCGCGCCGGCTGGCCAAGGAAGCCGAGGAAAATCAGAACACATATCCGCCCTCGCCGAGGGCGACAATGTCTTCCGCCTCATCGAACCGATAGCCTTCGGTGAAGGTGTCCCTGTGAAGAAGGATGCGCTCCCGACCCAGGCCGCTGTGGCTGTAGAAGACGACTTGCGGCAAGCCCTCGGGATCCCGCCGGACGACGGGCCGCCAGTCGCGGGGTTTCACCGTTTTCCATTTCCAGCGCTGTTTCGCGATCTGGGCGGCGGAAGTCAACACTTCATGGGTAGACCACGAGCTGCCGTGCCAGTGGGCTCCCATCTCGCGCAGCTCGCGCATGAAGATGGAGGCCTGAAAATAGGAGTGCGGAGAACCGTCCCCTTCGAGATAGCGTTCGACATCGGCGTGCGCCCACTCCGGCAACGGCGGTTCAGAGGCCTGGAAGACCGGCGCCCCCGACGGAGACCAGTCGAAACTCAACCCATCCTCCGGCGGATCGGGCAGCCACCGCCGGGCGGGAATCGCGAACACAAAACCGTTGCCGTTGCCCCCTTCGTAATACTGGTACCCCGCCAACTGGTGCCCGTCGCGCAATTGCAGGAGCGGGAAGGCGTCCAGGAGGATGTTGGGGTCAAAGGACGCCAGGCTCCATCCCTGCCTCGGCGCCTCCAGGCTCCGGTCGATCTGGCGTGCGAGCCGCCGCGCCTCGCGCATCAGCTTCTGAACAGCCCGGGCGGCGATGACGTATTCCGTTTTCCCTTTTTCATTCATGACCGCACATCCACGAACCTGACGGCCCGGCCTCCGCAATCTTACCTGGATGCCGCGACATCGTGGACGGCGCTGTAGATGAACTCCACGAATTTTCCCATGCCGTCGATCGAAAGGCGCTCGTCGTGGCCGTGGACGCGCGCCCTGTCGTCGTCGGTGGCGACGCCGCCCAGTCCGTAGGCCTGGACGCCCTTGGCACGCAGCTGCGCCGAGTCGAAGTCCTGTCACAGCTTTGTGCCTCCGCCGGCGATTGTATAGAAAAAACCGAAACCCGTCCCGGAGTTTCTGGCCCCTGGATCAAACCGCGGCCGCGCCGCTAAGCGCCGACCGGGGCGCGCCCGCACGCCTGCTCGGGGTGTCTCATCGTCATCAACGGCACACCTACGCCGTAAGTGACAAAATCACCGGCGGGCGCTACGCGCAGGATGCAGACACTGGCCTTGGCTTTGGCGTCGAGTTCGAGGCCGCGGAACAGGGATCGCTGCACCTGGCCGGAAGCTTCGTCCAGGCCGCAGACGGCGGCCTTGCCCTGGAAGGTCACCGTCGCGGGTGGGATCTTGATCCAAGGCATCAGCGGTATCCGCTTCGCGATGGTCACCGTGAGGGAGACGTGCGGGTTCTCCTTGATGTGGCGCGCCTTCCACGACTCGCGTTCGGTGGCGATATAGATTTGACGGTCGCGCACGGTGTAGACGATCCCGGCGGTGCGCGCCTCGCCGTTCTTGGAAACAAAACCGAGCACGGCGAAAATCTGCTTGTCGATTACTCTCCAGACCTGTTCCGTTGAAGGTGTTGCCGGCATGTTTTCTCCTCCCGGTTTGAAAAGCAGGGCCGCGGCGGATCTGCTGGGCTGATAGGCGCGGCGGATTCAGGTTTCATGCTGCCGTTTTCGGGGCCGGGCCGCGGGGGCGAGAACCGGAGCGGCATCCGGAATCGGGCGAGGAGTGAACATGCCGGACAAAGGACTTTCCGCGGCTGAGCAGGCCGAGATCCTGAGAGAGAAGCAAAAGTAACGCGAGTCGATCCTGTCCGGCAGTTGGATAGAGCATAAAGGGGCTACTTCGCGCCATGCTCTTCCGTGTCCAGTCAGCCGCCGTCTTCGGGATCACAGTCTATCCGATTTCCGTCGAGGTCGACCTCATCAGCGGAAGCGGTTAATTTCGGAACCGGAATCTTGGATTTTGAGACCACAAATACACGAACCAAACGAAAAAATTTTCGTGTGGTTCGTGTATTCGTGGTTCCTATGCCCAGGAGCGTGCTTACCACCGCAAGTACGCGCGAATCTGAACGTTTCGCGGGCTGTTCGCAGTGCTGCCGAGCTGGCCGAACGAGGTCGAATTGATGGAGAGACTGCCGAAACCAAAGACCGGATGGTTAAGGAAGTTCATCGCTTCCACCTGAAGGGTGAACTGCACGCGCTCTGTGATCCGCACGTTCTTGTTGACCGACATATCGGCGTTCCAGTACATCGGCCCGTAGAGGTAAATGAATTGCCCAAACTTCCCTGGGGTAGTCGGAATTGCCAGGAAATTCGGATTAGCGCGGCCATCCGCGCCGACCAGCGATGGATCCGCACTGGAGAGCGTGGTGCCCGCCGGACCGTTTCTATACCTTTGCATCATATCTGTAAGCTGCGACACGGTCAGGCCGTTGAGCACAACACCGGCATCCTTGCCGTAGTTGACGTTGACGGGTTGCTGGCCGCCGGTCAGCATGGAGAGGCGGCCCGAGGTCATCCTCAGAATTCCTGAGATCACCCAGCCCCCGACAATCCGGTTCACTACGCCATTCGTGATCGCGAAACGGCGGCCGTTCCCGACCGGCAGCTCATACGTGCCGTAGACCGACAACGAGTGCCGGATGTCAAAGGACGAGGGCGCCTTGTCAATCTTAAGGTTGCGAATCGTCGTGTAGTAATCGGTCAGAGTGTTGCTGTCGGACATGTCGCTCAACGCATGCGCAAGGGCATAGTTGGCTGTCAATGTTAGACCATTGCGCAAGCGACGCCTCAAATCCACCTGCAACGCGTGGTACGTGGAATAAGAGTTGTCATCGGTGATCGTCAGATCCCCAACATACGGGTTCGGGACGAAAAAATTGATCGGGTACGGCCCCGGAGCGTTATAACCCCGGTCCGTGCATGGGCCGAAATTGCTGCCCACTATGCGGCAGTAGTATGTCGGGCTCGATGGCCCGGCCAGAATGGAGGCCAAAGAACCCGCGTTCCCCTGCGTCAGCGGGTTGATGAAGGTGTTGCTGGTCCATGACTGGCTGGCGGAGAGAGACGGCATGGATCCGCGGGCGCCAAAGGCCGCCTCAAAGATGGGAAGCGCCACTTGGCCAGGGAGGCCGCGATTCTGGAAGCTGTTCACGCCGGCTGCCTTGCTGATGGCGAGGTTGTTCTGGGCGTTGATGAACTCGGTGAGAAAACCGTTCTCGAAGATGTTCACTTCCTGAACCCCATAGAGGTGCCACTTGTGTGTCGTTCTGTTCCCCACATAACGCACCTCGAGCACGGTTTCCTTGGCGATCTCGCGCTGAATGCCTAGAGTCCAGCTTTGCACATAAGGATTCCGCAGGGTAGGCAGTTCGCTGGCGCCGTTGCGCTTTCCGGCCGTGGTGCCTACGTTGTAGTTCTGAAACGCGAACTGGTACTCGGAAAAGGGCGGCGTAAATGACTTCGGCGCCACCAGGAACGCCGGATCCGGCGACTGCAGAGTGAGCGCGCCCGGAGTGTATTCAGAGCCTGCGCTGGCCGAGACCGATCGCCAGTTGCCGGCGTTGGTGTTGATCCAGTAATAATCGTTCAGCCCTTCGTCAAAGTAGCTGAGGCTGTAACTGCTGCGGACGACCGTTTTGTTGTCGCCGAGAAGTCTACCCAGCAGGCCTTTCCCACCGGTCGGGCTCCACGCAAACCCGAAGTTCGGCGCGGGATTGATCCGATCGGGCGTGTAGGTAACCGATCGCTGCCCTATGACCGGGATGTGATTCGCATCCAGGATCCCTGGTTGGAAGTTGGCGAAAGAAGGCGCCAGCACGTCATTCAACGTCGGCGACATGAACGTATTGTTCGTATTGGTCATGTTGCCGGTGAACTCCCAGCGCAAACCGTAGTTCAGAGTGAGCCGGGGATGCACGCGATAGGAATCCTGGAAATAGAGGCCCCAGGAGGCATAGTTTTCACGGTAGATGAGGGGCGCAAATTTGGCGTACTGCCGCGCCTTCTCGTCGATGTTCTCGTAACCCTGGATTTGCCGCACCCGGCCCGTGAGAGTGGCATAGAGCTGGGACGCCGTGCTGACGTCCTGCGTGCGTATGAATGGGATGTTCGCGGCCGTGAAAACGGAAGCGATGGGGTCGTTGCTGGAGATGCCGAGGGTGTAATTCAATACGCCCGAGTACTGATAGTAATCATTCTCGTAAAAACTCGTGCGCAGCAGTTTGCCGCCGAACTTCATCGTGTGCTTGCCCTTCATCC
This window harbors:
- a CDS encoding aminopeptidase P family protein, encoding MSNKQAAGPSAEIYRERRNKMREAVGGGVILWLGHMMQPRNYTDNAYPFRQNSHFLYYTGLAEPDLAVLSYPDRDYDVLFSRPTTMDDIIWSGASQERMNMARQAGIETLEDIGRLGVYLTKAQSQRLTVHYLPPYQASSLFRIAELLVIEPTDVTAGVSQRLKEEVARQRNVKTDLEIREIEDALRVTDHMHRRAMAVARPGIYEYEVAGEIQAVALRSDFQMAFPPIVTVRGQVLHNHSYGNILQDGQLMINDSGAESPNGYAADITRTFPVGGRFSPAQKDIYETVLSMQLGAIEAIKPGIRYRDVHLQACRILAERMISLGLMKGNPSSAVEAGAHALFFPHGLGHMMGLDVHDMEDLGDIVGYPKGEARSSQFGLNFLRMSRPLEEGFVLTVEPGIYFIPALIDRWAEEKQHKDFIVYDKLGAFRAFGGCRIEDDVLVTGTGARVLGPGIPKTIGEVEAAMGRK
- a CDS encoding PLP-dependent cysteine synthase family protein — protein: MFGGQKRTLYAKAENLNMTGSIKDRMAFFILQQGYARGLLKTGDLIAEATSGNTGIAFCAIGRALGHPAVIFMPDWMSAERINLIKSLGAEIVLISKEQGGFLGSIRRSEELAASRSDVFLPRQFSNQDNIEAHYRTTGPEIWWQLRWHSLYPDAFVAGVGTGGTIMGVGRFLREKRPAIRLYPLEPANSPTMSTGHKVGKHRIQGISDEFIPPIVNLDSLDNVVAVDDGDAILMSQKLAAELGLGVGISSGANFLGALMVQNDLGKDAVVVTVFSDDNKKYLSTDLLRQERVKDGFLAPDIKLLRVHAFKRVCQTCCNPEECAELIYQGMAQEIPSLSCPLRQPATPASA
- a CDS encoding EAL domain-containing protein, whose protein sequence is MDRYDLAARIDNDGLWDWNLTTGRIHFSSRWASLLGCEECEVGNTPDEWFRRVHPEDLKQLQRGIDAHVAGDSLQFENKHRMLHKDGTYRWMCSRAVITRDESGHPFRIAGSHSDITPERVVDALTGLPNRLLLLDRLTRSLERAKRHDDFLFAVLLLDLDRSDALIERIGAAAGDLLLISAARRLETSLHAGDGVARLGRGYVVAHSEADEFIILLEGLNEVGEAKIVAERLLKEISAPFGLDGREVFLTASIGIALSVTGYRHAEEALRDADTALYRAKSLGKGRCEVFDTAILDSAQSHLQLEADLQGALGRQELSVCYQPIVSLATSRIAGFEALMRWNHPVWGMISPQEFIPIAERSGCIVPLGRWILHEACRQLKVWQEDPRIPGDLWVSVNFSSKQFMQPSLSEEIREVLCDVQLHPSSLMLELTEGVLMENPEAASSLLMKLRVTGTRIGIDDFGTGYSSLSYLRRFPVDFLKIGHSFIRSLGTSQDSLEIVRTICSLAHQLGLHVIAEGIENAGQLDLVRSFKCDYGQGFYFSKAINRERAEALLREGLSHVPGAEADKKEEKPETIATTDPPLEELAVPLAAHPGADGPRIEQIEGWSTRKKGFLFIGLTALVLLLMGGLLARFDRLTLPPVAYSSAPFLQGPEETPGKTAAAGKTDENPAPQESRSPLSRDATTTQPPVSARPPIKKPVSYSYSVLHNHLLGSCQGILKISQNSLSFVSEKEKDSFDLKYSECSYLLEDDQLTIKAGPKTYHFKSAAANSKEENRSQLRAIVQSISRLRPDAALK
- a CDS encoding porin family protein produces the protein MSINQYFRGTLVFLGVFLAFSAQSFAQNFHFSVFGGWNKPGKVTLANVRTGLNGNGMVGVRLEADFARIIGWENTFAYSPNFGQPDILATTSDSRALIYSSNLVLNVPIKHIVPYATVGVGLITSKRILLAPSQLVNPQEFGTEFAVNYGGGLKLTKLAGPVGLRFDVRGYTLPDVISQRLNILEVSGGIMFSF
- a CDS encoding pyridoxamine 5'-phosphate oxidase family protein, producing the protein MPATPSTEQVWRVIDKQIFAVLGFVSKNGEARTAGIVYTVRDRQIYIATERESWKARHIKENPHVSLTVTIAKRIPLMPWIKIPPATVTFQGKAAVCGLDEASGQVQRSLFRGLELDAKAKASVCILRVAPAGDFVTYGVGVPLMTMRHPEQACGRAPVGA
- a CDS encoding carboxypeptidase-like regulatory domain-containing protein; the encoded protein is MKRILVRLLILLLLLLFAGAAFAQKSTGEIKGTVFDPSNAVVPKATVTAKDLATGLTYTTTSGSDGIYLIPNLLSGKYDVSTTAPGFQTSVYSGIIVETGRITDLPVKLTIGAITQTVEVTGQAAMLEVTSNQVAATISNDYIKDLPLSGRDTLQFAALTPGYAGGTFNGLFQSALNISLDGTNVNDTRMKSGSGFSSLVPLRLDAIEEVTVSTTGLEADAAAGGAMTIQFATRRGTSQYHGSVYEQFRNDALNANDFFNNMYGRKADGSPVRPRPQVRMNDFGGSIGGPLKIPFAGFLKNNLFFFANYEDAPRPGASTRTATLLTPEAQSGVFRFIGTDGAQHTVNVLQLASTAGYQSAIDPTVAGVLKVINGTVGSNSVVPSSSNYYQQTMSWKYTTGSRDMYPTARLDYQITNNLAWHGTWNLQHEHVNPTGSSYPGLPGQSGESKFTRYALSNGVDYTITPRLFNSLKFGIQSSVSGSNIGNSVHQWAAQGDKRVSFGSGISSFIPNATPLIRANPAFSLSDDLSWMKGKHTMKFGGKLLRTSFYENDYYQYSGVLNYTLGISSNDPIASVFTAANIPFIRTQDVSTASQLYATLTGRVRQIQGYENIDEKARQYAKFAPLIYRENYASWGLYFQDSYRVHPRLTLNYGLRWEFTGNMTNTNNTFMSPTLNDVLAPSFANFQPGILDANHIPVIGQRSVTYTPDRINPAPNFGFAWSPTGGKGLLGRLLGDNKTVVRSSYSLSYFDEGLNDYYWINTNAGNWRSVSASAGSEYTPGALTLQSPDPAFLVAPKSFTPPFSEYQFAFQNYNVGTTAGKRNGASELPTLRNPYVQSWTLGIQREIAKETVLEVRYVGNRTTHKWHLYGVQEVNIFENGFLTEFINAQNNLAISKAAGVNSFQNRGLPGQVALPIFEAAFGARGSMPSLSASQSWTSNTFINPLTQGNAGSLASILAGPSSPTYYCRIVGSNFGPCTDRGYNAPGPYPINFFVPNPYVGDLTITDDNSYSTYHALQVDLRRRLRNGLTLTANYALAHALSDMSDSNTLTDYYTTIRNLKIDKAPSSFDIRHSLSVYGTYELPVGNGRRFAITNGVVNRIVGGWVISGILRMTSGRLSMLTGGQQPVNVNYGKDAGVVLNGLTVSQLTDMMQRYRNGPAGTTLSSADPSLVGADGRANPNFLAIPTTPGKFGQFIYLYGPMYWNADMSVNKNVRITERVQFTLQVEAMNFLNHPVFGFGSLSINSTSFGQLGSTANSPRNVQIRAYLRW